TGTGCAGTATCACACGCAATGCCTTCCGACACTGGTAAACCATATTCGGCAAATAAAGATTTTGCCTGATACTCATGCAAATTCATGATGATCTATCCATATACTTCTAATCAAATCCTACTGGCTCAATTTGAGCCAGCGACGAGGGTGTGTCTAGCTGACTCTTATAGGTCAAGCAATAGACGAGTTGGATCTTCTAAGAAGTCTTTAATCGCGACTAAGAAGCCAACTGACTCACGGCCATCAATAATACGATGGTCATAAGAGAGTGCTAGGTACATCATAGGCAGGATTTCTACCTGACCATTAACCGCCATAGGGCGGTCTTTAATTGCATGCATGCCTAAGATTGCGCTTTGAGGCAAGTTTAAAATTGGAGTCGACATTAACGAACCAAATACACCACCATTAGTGACAGTGAAGTTGCCGCCAGTCATGTCAGCTACCGATAACTTGCCATCACGGCCTTTAATCGCTAGTTCACGCACTGCTAATTCAATTTCAGCCAAACTCATGGTGTCTGTGTCACGTAATACTGGCGTAACTAAACCACGAGGTGTTGATACAGCAATACTGATATCAAAATAATTATGATAAACAATGTCATCACCATCAATGGAAGCGTTAACTTCAGGGAAACGTTTCAGAGCTTCAGTTACGGCTTTGATATAGAAAGACATAAAGCCTAAACGAATACCATGACGCTTTTCAAAGATGTCTTGATATTGCTTACGAATATCCATAATTGGCTTCATATTAACTTCGTTGAACGTCGTTAACATGGCAGTGGAGTTTTTCGCCTCTAACAAACGCGTAGCGATTGTTTTACGTAAACGCGTCATAGGAACACGTTTTTCGCTACGACCAGCTAAAGGTGCAACTGGTGCTGTAGCGGTTTTCGCCGCAGCAGGAGCTGATTTAGCAAAAGCTTCAACATCTTCTTTAGTGATGCGTCCACCAACACCTGTGCCTTTAATTTTACTTGCATCAAGATTATGCTCTGCAATTAAACGACGAACAGATGGGCTTAACGCGTCATTAGTTTCATCAGAATCTGCTTGAGTGACTGCTGGAGCAGATGCTTCAGCTTTAGTCACTTCTTGACCAGCTACAGCTCCAGCAACAAACTTCGCAATCACTTGTTCGCCAAGAACAGTGTCACCTTCTTGGAAAAGAAACTCGGAAATTGAACCATCTTCAGGTGCAACAACCTCCAATACAACTTTATCCGTTTCAATATCTACAAGATTTTGATCGCGAGTCACCTGTTCACCAGGTTGAACATGCCAAGTAGCAATCGTTGCATCAGCAACAGATTCTGGCAGAACAGGTACCTTAATTTCGATACTCATGGAAAGCTTCCCTTTATATTATTTCTATTACGACAGTTTTAATGCGCTATTCACTAATGATTCTTGCTGGTGAGCATGCAACGCTGGATAACCACATGCTGGTGCAGCTGATGCTTCACGCCCCGCATAAGTTAACTGAGCACCTGCTGGAATATT
This Shewanella aestuarii DNA region includes the following protein-coding sequences:
- the odhB gene encoding 2-oxoglutarate dehydrogenase complex dihydrolipoyllysine-residue succinyltransferase is translated as MSIEIKVPVLPESVADATIATWHVQPGEQVTRDQNLVDIETDKVVLEVVAPEDGSISEFLFQEGDTVLGEQVIAKFVAGAVAGQEVTKAEASAPAVTQADSDETNDALSPSVRRLIAEHNLDASKIKGTGVGGRITKEDVEAFAKSAPAAAKTATAPVAPLAGRSEKRVPMTRLRKTIATRLLEAKNSTAMLTTFNEVNMKPIMDIRKQYQDIFEKRHGIRLGFMSFYIKAVTEALKRFPEVNASIDGDDIVYHNYFDISIAVSTPRGLVTPVLRDTDTMSLAEIELAVRELAIKGRDGKLSVADMTGGNFTVTNGGVFGSLMSTPILNLPQSAILGMHAIKDRPMAVNGQVEILPMMYLALSYDHRIIDGRESVGFLVAIKDFLEDPTRLLLDL